The Synechococcus sp. CC9605 sequence GGAAGCACCTGACACCGCCAGTTGCGTCATCCCCTCGGAGCTGATCTCCGCACCAGTCAACAGGCAAAGGGCAGGGACAGGAGCAGAGCAGTCAGAATCAACAGGACTTCACCAGCCGCATGAGCACGGACCAACTCCGGCAATTTTTTGCTCACATCTCCAAAGATCCTTCGCTGCGAGAGCAGGTGCTCCAGGCTGTGAGTGCCGATGCTGCGGCCCTGATTGCACAGGAGTTGGGCTACGAAGTCTCCGGCGATGAACTGCTGCGCTTCTCAGGCAAGAGCTCTTCGGGAGTGAGCGTCACCAAGATCCAGCACCCGGGGGAATACCACTAATCCCGAGGAGCGCTTCGCGCTGATGAAGCGGAACAACTTGAATCTGAGCGCAGTTTTCCGTCTATGAGGACTCGCAAACAAGACTGGAATTTGCCAGCGAGCTGAGCCAGAACCGAAGGGCTTGCATTGCTTCTGATGGCACGCCTTCTACAGCTTCTGCAGGGGTCCAGCAACAGCGCCGATCTTGCGGCGTGGACAGCCGTGATCTTTGCCTCGATTACCGCACTGGTGATCTGGGGATTGCTCAATGCTTACCCCAACTTGCTCTAATAGCCCTCAATTAACGATACGGATCCTGCTCGTAAACGTTCAAACGAAGTGTGGGGCCCACATAACGGACGGGATCCTCGCCAGCTGCGAGGAGTTCCGTTGACCATTGATAGATACTCGACTGAGGATTAAAGCCGCGAAAGACAACATTCACCGTTTGTCCCGGCTGAATCCCTGGTGTGAGCTTGATGTTCAAGACCTCTTCTGACTCCGAGACAACAGCGGATGCCAGTCCGCCGGTGCCTTTGCTGCGAAGGGAATAGTCGCCGAGATAAACCCGAGGCTCCAGGTGCCCCCAATCCCACTGATCAAGGTTGGGCAGCTGCCGCAAGACAATCTCTCGAAGGGAATTACCAGCATTCTCAGGAACCACAACCGTAATCGTGGTGCGGTTGCGCAATCCTTCGGTGGATTCAGGGTTATGAATCATCACCCGCGTTGGGGGACGATCAAACAAGGATTGGGCGAATGATGGAGGCACCTCCAGCCACACCATTGGAGCGAACAACAACATGGCCATCCACTGGTGCTTCACCCGATCGCCCCAACTCATCAGCCAAGGCTAGCGATGGTCCTAGAGCAACATCTCAAGCCGAAATGCCAACCCTCGAAAGACTTCAGCAATGCCTTGTCAACAAGGATTCGACCATGCCGGTCTGACTCTGGAGCGCATAAGCCTCAATTTCACGCTGTCGCTGCAGCGGTCCCAACGTCTCAGTCACCGTCAGCACATGGTCCGCCGTTGAAGGATCGAGATGGTGCGACAAAAACCGATCAAAATGCGCGGGGCTGAAACCACCCTGCGCCTGCAGCATCAGGCTGATCGTGGACGACGAGGGCGTCTCCAAACCAGCCAGACAGTCCTGAACCACGTGGATGGCTTCATGGGTCAGCACGTCCAACTGGAGCCCGGGCTCATCGAGCAGCCCCTCTGCCAAACAGAGTCGATTCACGCCCACACATCGCAAGCCAGACCAATCTTGAAAAAGCGAAATGGGCGATCAACTCTTCTTCTTTCTGCTTGTGACAAAACAGCAACTCCGATATCGATTCTGGCTGAATCGATTGCAATCACCGTCTTATGCAAAATGCGTCCCGTTCTGGAGGGCTCCGGCCGGGACGCGGACCCATGTCAGCGGCAACTGCTGGGTCCGTCTGTCCTAGCGAATGTAAACGGTTGCTTGAAACGATCAGCGCCAAACTGATGACATGGCAAACAAACCCTGGTTCCAAGCCAACATCCACGCCCCCGGCACAGGCTTCGCGCTGTTGGTGATCGCATTCTGCTTGTTGCTTCAGACCATCCCCTCAGCGATCTGCGTGTTGACGCCTAAAACTGGCTGGGATCCACCGTTGTCTCCTGAGAGGGCGAGGTACTGCAAGGGCGGGTGAACCCTGATTTTGCTGACGAGACGAATGCTCCGTCGGTGATGGGCATCCTCGTGAAGCGGCTTAAAACACCGCCCCTATTTTTTGAATGAGAAATAATGAAAGAAAAGGATCTACCAAGCAATTACCTGGCTGCTACTAACCTCTAAAGGCCTCCCAAAACTTCCTCAGCGGGGATTTGTGATCCCAAAGAAGCTCAATAGGCTTAATATCCTTCAACCATCACGATCAGAACTTTGAGGATCTCACCTTAGATGAAGAGCAGGCTGGATCGTATCGATGCACTTATCAGCGAAGGATATACGCTAAATAAAATATGGGGATTTTACCCAGACCTAAAAACATCGGCAGGGAAATCTGTAGATATTTTTGGCTCACTGTTCCGCCTTGCTGGACCCGCTGGTTTTTCCTGGGTTGCTTTTTTCTTCCCCTGGGCTGT is a genomic window containing:
- a CDS encoding Nif11-like leader peptide family natural product precursor; amino-acid sequence: MSTDQLRQFFAHISKDPSLREQVLQAVSADAAALIAQELGYEVSGDELLRFSGKSSSGVSVTKIQHPGEYH
- a CDS encoding DUF2808 domain-containing protein produces the protein MSWGDRVKHQWMAMLLFAPMVWLEVPPSFAQSLFDRPPTRVMIHNPESTEGLRNRTTITVVVPENAGNSLREIVLRQLPNLDQWDWGHLEPRVYLGDYSLRSKGTGGLASAVVSESEEVLNIKLTPGIQPGQTVNVVFRGFNPQSSIYQWSTELLAAGEDPVRYVGPTLRLNVYEQDPYR